A single window of Hemibagrus wyckioides isolate EC202008001 linkage group LG28, SWU_Hwy_1.0, whole genome shotgun sequence DNA harbors:
- the si:dkey-237j10.2 gene encoding uncharacterized protein si:dkey-237j10.2 yields MLGEAFLHVLNYTEETLEHIGLSKPDMLSRAISRSVPPSEAAATHPSSRSARTPRPLRANQPEGPEKPGPRLTSLPSTAVPIPSSSVEDHWGLKAMHCPSIYKAYPDLQLAGDTVGPLNPTPQSHSPLLNSEDLASLEASMECRELVEDHGERGEAYLVMDSMRSLGKEQRLTNSMLNGFLETQLMEVYRQHMQDSLARCGLTSLSTNVVPGICSHLSVPDRNTSAQGNELRSSQSSIRYLSTCSAPPTSHFSTPVLRISYQPEPES; encoded by the exons ATGCTTGGTGAGGCATTCCTCCATGTCCTGAACTACACTGAGGAAACCCTCGAACACATCGGCCTCTCCAAGCCCGACATGTTGTCTCGAGCAATCTCGCGCTCTGTTCCTCCATCAGAAGCTGCAGCGACTCACCCGAGCTCCAGATCGGCTCGGACGCCTCGTCCACTGCGAG CCAATCAGCCTGAAGGTCCTGAAAAACCTGGGCCTCGCCTGACCTCACTGCCCAGTACGGCTGTCCCGATCCCCAGCAGCAGCGTGGAGGATCACTGGGGTCTCAAGGCAATGCACTGCCCAAGCATTTACAAAGCTTACCCAGACCTGCAGCTAGCAGGCGACACTGTGGGTCCCCTGAACCCGACTCCACAATCCCACAGTCCTCTGCTGAACTCGGAGGATCTCGCCTCCCTGGAGGCCTCAATGGAGTGCAGGGAGCTGGTGGAGGACCACGGCGAGAGAGGCGAGGCCTACCTGGTCATGGACAGCATGAGAAGCCTCGGGAAAGAGCAGAGGCTCACCAACTCCATGCTGAACGGCTTTCTGGAGACTCAGCTGATGGAGGTCTATCGGCAGCACATGCAGGACAGCCTGGCTCGCTGTGGCTTGACTTCGCTCAGCACTAACGTGGTGCCAGGAATCTGCAGCCATCTGAGTGTTCCTGACAGGAACACGAGCGCTCAGGGGAACGAGCTGCGCTCCAGCCAAAGCAGCATCAGATACTTGAGCACCTGCTCGGCTCCGCCCACTTCACACTTTAGCACACCTGTGCTGCGCATTTCATACCAACCAGAACCTGAGTCCTGA